The Kozakia baliensis genome includes a region encoding these proteins:
- a CDS encoding TVP38/TMEM64 family protein yields MARTSCFSSSRWSRTLPDPTPPARPALAGLGKPLLTIVFLLIVLFAAHRLPLTQSLLDLAASWRHNRAAPLLFLLIGLPYSAFGLPRQALCLAAGMVFGTGFGLVLASVATLGGNLAGFWWVRWPGTPEDRARWQNRFRGKLAPVGHALKVSPFQAVLTLRLMPVGSALFVTLAAGFYGIPFWPFLWATFLGALPQNLVFVLIGTGAHIGHGLQLSLGAALFIGSALLGIALMRRARREGSTLLEAASTTENDKKVN; encoded by the coding sequence ATGGCAAGGACATCCTGTTTTTCGTCCTCCCGCTGGAGCCGCACTCTGCCCGATCCCACTCCACCGGCTCGGCCTGCCTTGGCGGGTCTGGGCAAGCCGCTCCTGACGATCGTCTTTCTTTTGATCGTTTTATTCGCGGCACACCGCCTGCCGCTGACGCAGAGCCTTTTGGACCTTGCCGCGTCGTGGCGGCATAACCGGGCCGCGCCACTATTGTTTTTATTGATCGGGCTGCCCTACAGCGCCTTCGGCCTGCCACGTCAGGCTTTGTGCTTGGCGGCGGGGATGGTGTTCGGCACGGGTTTTGGCCTGGTGCTGGCCAGTGTGGCGACGCTGGGCGGAAATCTGGCGGGGTTCTGGTGGGTTCGTTGGCCCGGGACGCCGGAAGACCGCGCACGGTGGCAGAACCGTTTCCGTGGAAAGCTGGCCCCCGTCGGACATGCTTTAAAAGTTTCCCCGTTTCAAGCTGTTTTAACCTTGCGGCTAATGCCGGTCGGCTCGGCCCTTTTCGTCACGTTGGCCGCCGGATTCTACGGGATTCCCTTCTGGCCGTTTTTGTGGGCGACGTTCCTGGGCGCATTGCCGCAAAATCTCGTGTTCGTCCTGATCGGGACTGGCGCTCATATCGGCCACGGCTTGCAATTGTCGTTGGGGGCCGCTTTATTTATTGGCTCGGCCTTGCTAGGCATTGCGCTGATGCGACGCGCCCGGCGCGAAGGGTCAACCCTTCTTGAAGCTGCAAGCACCACCGAAAACGACAAAAAAGTTAATTGA